The Cohnella abietis genome has a segment encoding these proteins:
- a CDS encoding phosphate ABC transporter substrate-binding protein, whose translation MKLFKSLTVAAMAIALVTSSVSAAGAASSLSGKIVINGSSALLPLTLQASNEFKKLNPKVKISASAAGSVTGPQSVRKGIADIGAVDWDASEDVPGFKKFDGQVANKVAIIPFAAVVNKNVKADSLTTKQLQDIFSGKVTNWKDVGGADADIIVVNRAFGSGTRVNFQMKALQGTDFITKGSNYKEVKSSGDMKTAIETTPNAIGYIDLVYVTSNMKAVQINGVAATEANVVNGTYKVWGYGYYMTKGKPEGAVKAFIEYIQSAKFQNGSLKKLKFIPISAIK comes from the coding sequence ATGAAATTATTCAAGTCTTTAACTGTCGCTGCAATGGCGATCGCACTCGTTACATCATCCGTATCCGCAGCAGGTGCTGCTAGCTCGTTAAGCGGAAAAATCGTAATTAATGGCTCTTCCGCACTTCTTCCTCTAACGCTTCAAGCTTCTAATGAATTCAAAAAGCTGAACCCAAAGGTTAAAATTTCAGCTTCAGCTGCTGGCTCTGTAACAGGTCCACAATCCGTACGTAAAGGTATTGCAGACATCGGAGCAGTAGACTGGGATGCTTCTGAGGATGTACCGGGCTTCAAAAAATTCGATGGTCAAGTAGCAAACAAAGTAGCTATTATTCCTTTCGCAGCTGTCGTGAATAAGAATGTGAAGGCTGATAGCTTAACGACTAAGCAGTTGCAAGATATCTTCTCTGGTAAAGTAACGAATTGGAAGGACGTTGGCGGAGCTGATGCGGACATTATTGTTGTAAACCGCGCATTTGGTTCAGGTACTCGTGTTAACTTCCAAATGAAAGCTTTACAAGGTACTGATTTCATAACTAAAGGCAGTAACTACAAAGAAGTTAAATCCAGCGGTGACATGAAAACGGCTATCGAAACTACGCCTAACGCTATCGGTTATATCGATCTTGTCTATGTAACTAGCAACATGAAGGCTGTGCAAATTAACGGTGTAGCTGCTACTGAAGCGAACGTTGTTAACGGTACTTACAAAGTTTGGGGCTACGGCTACTACATGACTAAAGGTAAGCCTGAAGGTGCTGTTAAAGCGTTCATCGAGTATATCCAAAGCGCTAAGTTCCAAAACGGCTCACTGAAAAAATTGAAATTCATTCCGATCTCCGCAATCAAATAA
- a CDS encoding LysR family transcriptional regulator, whose translation MKLLVLIDRYKQVTAVANSLGMKQPTISFHMKKMESEWGTKLFEAKAGRIFLTNAGKMLLPYAAQISALYSEAESKMVELRDNERNLFRIGCTDCAMTTLARSGWLQGLKDKIDVQVTVQTGNEEGLFNLLKAGMLDLVVCGQLPQESEDFQYESLTSTSMKLIVPIDHPLTVSDEIIAPHNLYKYPFIDHTERSISQLIATWKAQFHWNLQAGAKFESVEMIFSAVEAQLGLAILPECTLPDPARRVAALELPGHCSEWSLYASWKPNYWNTELMKQMVSSISL comes from the coding sequence ATGAAATTACTCGTCCTAATCGATCGCTATAAACAAGTTACTGCCGTTGCCAATTCACTGGGAATGAAGCAGCCGACAATCAGCTTCCATATGAAGAAAATGGAGTCCGAATGGGGCACGAAGCTGTTCGAAGCTAAAGCAGGTCGGATCTTTCTTACAAACGCGGGTAAAATGCTGCTGCCTTACGCAGCTCAGATTAGCGCGCTATATTCTGAAGCTGAATCGAAAATGGTCGAGCTAAGAGATAATGAAAGAAATTTATTTCGTATCGGTTGTACAGACTGTGCAATGACTACGCTTGCTCGTTCTGGTTGGTTACAGGGCTTAAAGGATAAAATAGATGTTCAAGTTACCGTGCAAACCGGCAATGAAGAAGGACTGTTTAACCTACTGAAAGCTGGTATGCTCGATTTGGTTGTATGTGGTCAACTACCGCAGGAATCTGAAGACTTCCAATACGAGAGCTTAACATCCACATCAATGAAGCTTATTGTCCCCATCGACCACCCATTGACTGTTTCGGACGAGATTATTGCTCCGCATAATCTTTACAAATATCCTTTTATTGATCATACGGAGCGGTCCATAAGCCAACTTATTGCAACATGGAAAGCACAATTTCATTGGAACCTTCAAGCAGGAGCGAAATTCGAATCCGTAGAAATGATTTTCAGCGCCGTAGAAGCCCAGCTTGGCTTAGCTATATTGCCGGAATGTACTCTTCCCGATCCTGCCAGAAGGGTAGCTGCGTTAGAGCTTCCCGGACATTGCTCCGAGTGGAGCCTATATGCTAGCTGGAAACCAAATTATTGGAATACTGAGCTCATGAAGCAGATGGTTAGCAGTATATCTCTTTGA
- a CDS encoding stalk domain-containing protein, with product MLLKKASIVSVLALAVGVSSVGAVSAATVTKASVVQVNSSAFIVNGVPVNINTFIEKGKTLVGIRDLSNKLGADIQTEKSNITVSLNGSTVEMKLNSKVIDADGVEITLEVPVKSLKGTGYVELQAFVEALGGHFLKDDSGNIWLDADLLGGVDHIQWLDSARLIASQETDSGRLDFLVDALSTKYEKLRIVQDASDLILAPNGTKAAYTNAAGEVYVYDFNAKSESKVSSDTSIKPELVWSADSSAIYFLQGDKGSVIAKLDLAAGTISKILEDKVDYKANLDVSIDGKTFTYTVTKPGAVVADGSKPVESDDVTIDMKGTEPQIFAYTVDPSIKDNKAVQLTTSTDDKVFIHAAADGSSVSYVAVSDDAAAKSILVTVGKDKTVKTLFAEKDIFEATYAAGKWYLLTEGTASSQFVYEVDSATGAAKQLYTVSDSVSEVVAKAGSPIAVINDGKVFLSNNGLWKPTTR from the coding sequence ATGTTGCTAAAAAAAGCGTCTATTGTTTCTGTGTTGGCATTGGCAGTCGGAGTTTCATCTGTAGGAGCAGTTTCTGCAGCAACTGTAACAAAAGCAAGTGTAGTTCAAGTAAATAGTTCAGCTTTTATTGTGAACGGGGTACCAGTAAACATCAATACATTCATTGAAAAAGGCAAAACGCTTGTTGGAATCCGGGATTTAAGCAATAAGCTGGGTGCTGATATTCAAACAGAAAAAAGCAATATTACAGTATCTCTTAATGGTAGTACAGTGGAAATGAAGCTGAATAGCAAAGTGATAGATGCTGACGGAGTAGAAATTACTCTAGAAGTTCCAGTTAAGAGCTTAAAAGGAACAGGTTATGTAGAATTACAAGCTTTTGTTGAAGCGTTGGGCGGACATTTCTTGAAGGATGACTCCGGCAATATCTGGTTAGATGCAGACTTGCTTGGAGGAGTAGATCATATTCAATGGCTAGATTCTGCTAGATTGATTGCTTCACAAGAGACAGATTCGGGTCGCTTAGATTTCTTAGTTGATGCGCTATCTACTAAATATGAGAAGTTACGTATTGTACAGGATGCATCGGACTTGATCTTAGCACCTAACGGAACTAAAGCTGCTTATACGAATGCTGCTGGTGAAGTTTATGTCTACGATTTCAATGCGAAATCAGAGTCGAAAGTAAGCTCAGATACTAGCATCAAGCCAGAACTCGTATGGTCGGCTGATAGCTCAGCTATTTATTTCCTTCAAGGAGACAAAGGTAGCGTTATTGCTAAGCTAGATCTTGCAGCAGGTACAATTTCTAAGATTCTTGAAGACAAAGTAGACTATAAAGCAAATTTAGATGTATCTATAGACGGCAAAACATTTACTTATACGGTAACTAAGCCAGGTGCGGTAGTTGCTGACGGCTCCAAGCCAGTTGAGAGTGACGATGTCACGATTGATATGAAAGGTACTGAGCCGCAAATCTTCGCCTATACGGTTGATCCTTCAATCAAAGACAACAAAGCGGTTCAATTGACTACATCTACGGATGACAAGGTGTTCATTCATGCAGCTGCCGATGGTTCAAGTGTATCTTATGTAGCTGTTAGTGATGATGCAGCAGCAAAATCTATCCTAGTTACAGTTGGCAAGGATAAAACAGTTAAAACATTGTTTGCAGAAAAAGACATCTTCGAAGCAACTTATGCTGCTGGCAAATGGTATTTGCTTACTGAAGGCACTGCTTCAAGCCAATTCGTTTATGAGGTTGATTCGGCTACAGGTGCTGCCAAGCAACTGTACACTGTTTCGGACAGCGTAAGTGAAGTAGTAGCAAAAGCAGGATCACCTATCGCAGTTATTAATGATGGAAAAGTATTCTTGAGCAATAACGGTCTTTGGAAACCAACAACCCGATAA
- the pstC gene encoding phosphate ABC transporter permease subunit PstC, with protein sequence MAQSLERQKAKPHLAEEWVGKVYTLLCIAFLIGTIVSIVYFVASKGLSTFFVNHVNVLDLLTGLKWAPEGEPAVFGALPFIFGSFSTSLLAAAIAAPLGFCAAVFMVEIAPKFGRRYLQPVIELLAGIPSVVYGFVGLSVIVPFFRNVFPGQGIGIAAGALVLSIMILPTITTIATDALAALPKGLKEGSFALGATRWQTIYRIVLPTTLPALMTGIVLGIARAFGEALAVQMVIGNAPHIPSSLFESASTLTSAITLSMGNTAMGSLANNALWSLALILMLMTFVFVFIVRFLEGRSKL encoded by the coding sequence ATGGCTCAGTCGTTAGAACGGCAAAAAGCTAAGCCGCATCTTGCAGAAGAATGGGTAGGTAAGGTATATACCCTATTGTGCATAGCATTCCTCATTGGTACCATCGTTTCTATTGTCTACTTTGTCGCATCAAAGGGACTGAGTACCTTTTTCGTCAATCATGTAAACGTATTAGATCTTCTGACAGGGCTGAAATGGGCACCTGAAGGAGAGCCAGCTGTGTTCGGCGCACTACCCTTTATATTCGGTTCTTTCAGCACATCCTTACTCGCTGCGGCTATCGCAGCACCGCTCGGCTTCTGTGCAGCAGTATTCATGGTTGAAATAGCGCCTAAATTCGGACGTCGCTATTTACAGCCAGTCATTGAGCTGCTTGCAGGTATACCTTCTGTCGTTTACGGCTTTGTAGGTCTGAGTGTTATTGTTCCTTTTTTCCGTAACGTCTTCCCAGGGCAAGGAATAGGAATTGCTGCGGGAGCTTTAGTGCTTTCTATTATGATTCTTCCCACTATTACGACGATAGCAACTGACGCATTAGCCGCATTGCCTAAAGGATTGAAAGAAGGATCCTTCGCACTTGGCGCTACACGTTGGCAAACCATATATCGAATTGTACTTCCTACAACGCTGCCAGCTTTGATGACGGGTATTGTGCTCGGTATTGCACGCGCATTCGGAGAGGCGCTCGCTGTTCAGATGGTTATCGGTAATGCTCCGCATATCCCGAGCTCCCTGTTTGAATCAGCTTCGACTTTAACAAGTGCAATTACACTTAGCATGGGCAATACAGCTATGGGCTCTCTAGCGAACAACGCATTGTGGTCATTGGCTCTTATCTTAATGCTAATGACGTTCGTCTTCGTATTTATCGTACGCTTCCTAGAAGGGAGATCGAAGCTATGA
- the pstC gene encoding phosphate ABC transporter permease subunit PstC has product MQLDNAAQGTIVTKEVNELGGSIKAGSGKWFDRKNRLFVYNRFFKIACFASAAFVCVILFSILFFMFRTGVLTFRDVSPMTFFFSTDWSPENDSYGAFVFIFGTFALTLLTLLISVPLSIIIAVFLSEIAPKWMRNFLRPILDLLVGIPSVVYGFLGLTILIPLLRDLTGTNMGDGILAAAIVLTIMVLPTISRISDDAISVVPRKYRDASYALGATRFQTIFRVIIPASKSGIMYGVILGMARAIGETMAVVMVIGNTPQLADALFKPTSVLTSNIVMQIANVPFDSTWNNALYMMGFLLLVISLLMIVLVRLFQRKGAQQ; this is encoded by the coding sequence ATGCAACTCGATAATGCAGCTCAAGGAACGATTGTCACTAAAGAAGTGAATGAGCTGGGAGGCAGCATCAAAGCCGGTTCAGGTAAATGGTTTGATCGGAAAAATAGACTTTTCGTTTACAACCGCTTTTTCAAAATTGCTTGCTTTGCAAGTGCTGCATTCGTTTGCGTGATATTGTTTAGTATTTTGTTTTTTATGTTTAGAACGGGTGTACTTACCTTCCGTGATGTTTCGCCGATGACCTTCTTTTTCTCGACGGATTGGTCTCCTGAGAACGATAGCTACGGAGCATTTGTTTTCATCTTTGGTACTTTTGCACTCACACTGCTGACGCTTTTAATCTCAGTGCCCTTGTCGATTATTATTGCCGTATTTCTATCTGAAATCGCCCCGAAATGGATGAGGAACTTCTTGCGTCCTATTCTGGACCTACTCGTAGGTATTCCTTCCGTTGTTTATGGATTTCTAGGATTGACGATACTTATTCCGCTATTAAGGGACTTGACGGGAACAAATATGGGTGACGGTATTCTTGCGGCAGCCATCGTACTTACGATTATGGTGCTTCCGACAATTAGCCGGATTAGCGATGATGCAATTAGTGTTGTTCCAAGGAAATACAGAGATGCCTCTTATGCACTCGGAGCTACAAGATTCCAAACGATATTTAGAGTTATTATCCCAGCTTCGAAGAGCGGAATTATGTATGGGGTTATTCTAGGGATGGCTAGAGCAATTGGTGAGACTATGGCTGTTGTAATGGTCATTGGGAATACGCCACAGCTCGCGGATGCGCTGTTCAAGCCTACATCTGTATTAACAAGTAACATCGTTATGCAAATTGCTAACGTTCCGTTTGATTCTACTTGGAATAATGCGCTGTATATGATGGGCTTCCTACTGCTTGTTATTTCTCTCTTAATGATTGTGCTTGTTCGATTGTTCCAACGTAAGGGGGCACAACAATGA
- the pstA gene encoding phosphate ABC transporter permease PstA: MKVATNGSQGAFSSGKGINNVKNRIFTVLVWGISACIVLFICALLFLILQKGLPHLTWDFIMGLPSEMEEGGGIGPALFNSFYMLFISLAISIPLGMAAGIYLAEFAPNNKLVGFVRICVEGLASVPSIIFGLFGIALFVEMFQIGLTIIGGAVSLAFLNLPVMTRVTEEAIRAVPKEMKQASFALGATHLQTIRRVLVPTAISGIVTGICLVAGRAFGESAVIILTAGVTTSGEMWDFNLLSPGETLAVHLWYVQSEAIVPDAVSISDKAAAVLVFVILMFNVVFRIPLWIKERKNR, from the coding sequence ATGAAGGTAGCTACTAACGGATCACAAGGAGCTTTTAGCTCTGGAAAAGGCATTAATAACGTAAAGAATCGGATCTTTACTGTTCTGGTATGGGGCATTTCAGCATGTATCGTTCTTTTTATATGTGCTTTGCTCTTTCTCATTTTGCAAAAAGGACTGCCGCATTTAACCTGGGATTTCATCATGGGGCTGCCAAGCGAGATGGAGGAAGGGGGAGGAATTGGTCCTGCGTTATTTAATTCCTTCTACATGCTATTCATTTCACTTGCGATCTCCATCCCTCTTGGTATGGCTGCGGGTATTTATTTAGCCGAGTTCGCTCCTAACAACAAGCTAGTTGGGTTTGTGCGGATTTGTGTTGAAGGGTTAGCTTCTGTTCCTTCTATTATATTCGGCTTGTTCGGAATCGCTTTGTTTGTTGAGATGTTTCAGATTGGACTTACCATTATTGGTGGTGCAGTAAGCTTGGCATTCCTGAACCTGCCTGTTATGACGCGGGTAACGGAAGAGGCAATCAGAGCTGTTCCCAAAGAAATGAAGCAGGCTTCCTTCGCTCTAGGAGCAACGCACCTGCAGACGATAAGAAGAGTGCTAGTTCCAACTGCGATCAGTGGTATCGTAACAGGAATTTGTTTAGTCGCAGGGCGCGCATTCGGTGAAAGCGCGGTAATCATCCTGACGGCGGGTGTAACGACCTCCGGCGAGATGTGGGACTTTAATCTGCTTTCCCCTGGTGAGACATTGGCTGTTCACCTCTGGTATGTCCAGTCAGAAGCAATCGTACCTGATGCGGTATCTATCTCCGATAAAGCGGCTGCAGTTCTCGTCTTTGTTATTCTGATGTTTAATGTCGTGTTCAGAATACCTCTATGGATTAAAGAACGTAAAAATCGCTAA
- a CDS encoding phosphate ABC transporter substrate-binding protein has translation MKKTVMLLMVLTLTVALAACGQKNNDGGNNGGSELSGSFLATGSSALQPLVDQVSKKFMDSNKKVSIQVQAGGSGTGLTQVSEGQSDIGNSDVFAEEKLDADKAAALVDHQVAVVGMSAVVNKEVAVDNLTKQQLVDIFTGKVTNWKEVGGNDQSIQIINRPSSSGTRATFEKYALGQKSEDLKGSIQEDSSGTVKKLVGETPGAIGYLALSYLDDSVKAVKYEGVDANVENVANGTYPVWAYEHMYTKGEPTAAVKAFLEYMLSDEVQNGDVVELGYIPASKMEVKRDVSGNITK, from the coding sequence ATGAAAAAGACAGTAATGTTGTTGATGGTGTTAACTCTAACGGTAGCTCTGGCTGCTTGCGGCCAAAAAAATAATGATGGTGGCAACAATGGTGGAAGCGAATTATCGGGCTCGTTTCTAGCGACAGGATCATCGGCTTTGCAGCCGCTAGTTGATCAAGTATCGAAGAAATTCATGGATTCTAATAAGAAAGTATCGATTCAAGTTCAAGCAGGCGGAAGCGGTACTGGTCTTACTCAAGTATCTGAAGGACAATCGGACATCGGTAACTCTGACGTATTCGCAGAAGAAAAGCTGGATGCAGATAAAGCAGCAGCATTAGTCGATCATCAAGTTGCGGTAGTGGGTATGTCCGCAGTCGTGAATAAAGAAGTTGCAGTTGATAACTTAACGAAGCAGCAGCTGGTTGATATTTTCACAGGTAAAGTAACGAACTGGAAAGAAGTTGGCGGTAACGATCAAAGCATTCAAATTATTAACCGTCCATCAAGCTCAGGTACTCGTGCGACTTTCGAGAAATATGCACTTGGTCAAAAATCAGAAGATTTGAAGGGCTCTATCCAAGAGGATTCCTCCGGTACAGTTAAGAAGCTAGTCGGCGAAACACCAGGAGCAATCGGTTATCTTGCTCTTTCCTACCTGGATGACTCCGTAAAAGCAGTTAAATATGAAGGCGTAGATGCAAACGTAGAAAATGTAGCTAACGGAACTTATCCAGTATGGGCATATGAGCACATGTATACAAAAGGTGAGCCTACCGCAGCTGTTAAAGCATTCCTAGAGTACATGCTGAGTGACGAAGTTCAGAACGGCGACGTTGTAGAGCTTGGCTACATTCCAGCAAGCAAAATGGAAGTAAAGCGCGATGTTAGTGGCAATATTACAAAATAA
- a CDS encoding methyl-accepting chemotaxis protein translates to MISTPTRVRTELVEATAVKRSVSQAPPLSEHSVKDIFQPIIVKDWLKNCPIISPDQQSDDLVNLFRRSKLLECVVVCDENHHPIGLIMKDRFFRLLGSLYGMSLFGNRPISHLMDAAPLILEISTPPQELIDRALSRSEESFYDAVILTDSSRFVGVMTVNDLLNVSRLLQREAVSRQIRTIRDTEMMITNIHESVTKVTETANGTQACSERIAEITDQGRDELEGMLQLFKLWSANAAKQEKAVVQLTERTSAADGIIRLIADLADQCNLLAVNATIEASRAGEHGKGFGVVAHEIRSLADQTKKSAGQITGLIKSMAEAVESAANLVGEGKKGADRGFVQVKKTEDTFAQLWSSSELNNEAASRLVSASRDAMGISNEISKEFHKLVNQINT, encoded by the coding sequence ATGATAAGCACTCCCACAAGAGTAAGAACTGAATTAGTGGAAGCTACTGCTGTAAAAAGATCAGTTTCTCAAGCTCCTCCATTAAGCGAGCATTCGGTAAAGGATATTTTTCAGCCGATTATTGTTAAGGATTGGTTGAAAAACTGTCCGATTATTTCTCCGGATCAGCAGAGCGATGATTTAGTCAATCTGTTTCGTCGGAGCAAGCTGCTAGAATGCGTTGTTGTATGCGACGAAAATCACCATCCAATTGGATTAATAATGAAGGATCGCTTCTTCAGGCTATTGGGCTCATTGTATGGAATGTCGCTGTTTGGGAATAGACCGATCTCTCATTTGATGGATGCTGCACCACTCATTTTAGAAATATCCACTCCACCCCAAGAGCTCATTGACCGAGCTTTATCCCGTTCAGAAGAATCTTTCTATGATGCAGTCATACTAACTGACAGTAGCCGATTCGTTGGGGTAATGACTGTGAATGATCTGCTCAATGTTTCCCGATTATTGCAGCGAGAAGCGGTTAGTAGACAAATTCGAACTATTCGCGATACGGAAATGATGATAACCAATATTCATGAGTCCGTAACCAAAGTAACAGAGACAGCAAACGGTACCCAAGCGTGCAGCGAGCGGATCGCTGAAATAACCGATCAAGGAAGAGATGAATTGGAAGGTATGCTTCAGCTATTTAAGCTGTGGTCTGCTAATGCAGCTAAGCAAGAGAAGGCTGTTGTCCAGCTTACAGAAAGAACATCTGCGGCGGATGGCATCATTCGATTAATTGCGGATCTGGCTGATCAATGTAATCTACTCGCCGTCAACGCCACAATAGAAGCGTCTAGGGCGGGTGAGCATGGTAAGGGATTTGGAGTAGTCGCCCATGAAATTCGTTCTTTGGCGGACCAGACTAAGAAATCAGCAGGCCAAATTACGGGGCTGATCAAATCAATGGCAGAAGCTGTAGAAAGTGCAGCTAATCTCGTAGGTGAAGGAAAGAAAGGAGCGGATAGAGGCTTCGTTCAAGTTAAGAAGACGGAAGATACCTTTGCCCAGCTATGGAGCTCATCAGAGCTTAACAATGAGGCTGCCTCAAGGCTTGTCTCTGCATCCCGAGATGCTATGGGAATTTCGAATGAGATTAGCAAGGAATTTCACAAGCTAGTCAATCAAATTAATACATAA